One genomic window of Punica granatum isolate Tunisia-2019 chromosome 1, ASM765513v2, whole genome shotgun sequence includes the following:
- the LOC116189941 gene encoding pentatricopeptide repeat-containing protein At5g66520-like isoform X1 — MEQSLKSPKIHVICIYISNDFLKFVQFSQTNISSFPSPEGLLPSDMEALCLSSVSASASASSPEALLHSFNSPWELKQVHAHLVKSKAPLSSLPLPRVATVCASSRAHFLYAHRLLTLVHGPASTTPLWNSCLKALAEGDCPSEALSLFYRLRELDVLPDTFTCSFVLKACTKLLDLDNGRIIHGYIEKLGFRWNLFLENTIVNLYGLCGEMGDARKLFDSMPQRDVVTWNTMITHSVKRGDIDRAHGYFVRMPERSVRSWTAMISGLVQCGKPEEAVQLFREMEGTGMRPNEVTVVALLAACADLGVLDLGREVHEFSDRSGFKKNTHISNTLIDMYVKCGCLEEARRVFDGMEERTIFSWSAMIYGLALHGQAQEALTFFDRMVHIGMRPNGVTFVGLLQACSHMGLVDRGREFFAEMTRDYGIVPEIEHYGCVVDLLSRAGHLQEAREFIENMPMVPNGIVWGALLGGCKVHKNIELAEEAIKHLSELDPLNDGYYVVLSNIYADAEQWEDVARVRKLMRARGVKKTPGWSSITIDGEIHKFVAGDSANDWIEEMSLTWETLLGKMKLRGYVPNTSVVLLDMEESEKEKFLSRHSEKVALVFGLIYTKPGTTIRIMKNLRVCEDCHEAFKIASQVTRREIIVRDRNRFHLFKDGICSCRDYW, encoded by the exons ATGGAACAATCACTAAAATCTCCAAAAATTCAtgtaatttgtatatatataagtaatgattttctaaaatttgtACAATTTAGCCAAACTAATATATCATCGTTCCCCTCACCTGAAGGGCTTCTCCCGTCCGACATGGAAGCTCTCTGTCTTTCCTCTGTCTCTGCATCGGCCTCTGCTTCTTCACCTGAAGCTCTCCTCCACAGCTTCAACTCGCCATGGGAGCTCAAGCAGGTCCACGCCCACCTCGTCAAGTCCAAAGCCCCGCTCTCGTCTCTTCCCCTCCCCCGCGTGGCCACCGTCTGCGCCTCCTCCCGGGCCCACTTCCTCTACGCCCACCGGCTCCTCACCCTCGTGCACGGCCCCGCCTCCACCACTCCCCTCTGGAACTCATGCCTCAAAGCCCTGGCCGAAGGCGACTGCCCCTCCGAGGCCCTTTCCCTCTTCTACCGTCTGAGGGAGCTCGACGTGCTGCCCGACACCTTCACCTGCTCCTTCGTGCTCAAGGCCTGCACCAAGCTGCTTGACCTTGACAACGGCAGGATCATTCATGG GTACATTGAGAAACTGGGGTTCAGATGGAACTTGTTTCTTGAAAACACGATTGTGAACCTGTACGGTCTGTGTGGGGAGATGGGAGACGCACGGAAGCTGTTCGACAGCATGCCCCAGAGAGATGTCGTCACTTGGAACACGATGATAACCCACTCGGTGAAGAGGGGAGACATTGACAGGGCCCACGGATATTTCGTCCGAATGCCCGAGAGGAGCGTGAGGTCTTGGACTGCGATGATTTCGGGCCTCGTCCAGTGCGGAAAGCCTGAGGAGGCGGTCCAGTTATTCAGGGAGATGGAGGGAACAGGTATGAGGCCGAAcgaggtgaccgtggtggcgCTTCTTGCGGCATGTGCCGATTTGGGAGTGCTTGACCTTGGAAGAGAGGTCCACGAGTTCTCTGATCGAAGCGGGTTTAAGAAGAACACTCATATCTCGAATACTTTGATCGATATGTATGTGAAATGCGGGTGCTTGGAGGAAGCTCGTAGAGTTTTCGATGGCATGGAGGAAAGGACGATATTCTCGTGGTCTGCAATGATTTACGGGCTTGCCTTGCACGGGCAGGCTCAGGAAGCTCTGACATTTTTCGACCGCATGGTCCACATAGGGATGAGGCCCAATGGAGTGACCTTTGTCGGGCTCCTGCAGGCTTGCAGCCACATGGGATTGGTTGATCGGGGCCGTGAATTCTTTGCCGAAATGACTCGAGACTACGGGATAGTCCCTGAGATTGAGCATTACGGATGTGTGGTCGATCTGCTCAGCAGAGCAGGACACCTTCAGGAAGCTCGTGAATTCATAGAGAACATGCCTATGGTTCCTAACGGGATTGTGTGGGGAGCCCTTCTGGGTGGATGCAAGGTCCACAAGAACATTGAGCTCGCCGAAGAAGCGATTAAGCATCTTTCGGAGTTGGACCCACTCAATGATGGCTACTATGTCGTCTTGTCAAATATTTATGCTGATGCTGAGCAGTGGGAGGATGTAGCGAGGGTGAGAAAGTTGATGAGAGCTCGTGGGGTGAAAAAGACACCAGGATGGAGCTCGATCACCATAGACGGGGAGATTCACAAATTTGTTGCCGGGGACTCTGCCAATGACTGGATCGAAGAGATGTCCCTGACATGGGAGACGCTCCTCGGGAAGATGAAGTTGAGGGGTTATGTTCCTAATACATCGGTTGTCCTTCTGGACATGGAGGAGAGCGAGAAGGAGAAATTCTTGTCCCGGCATAGCGAGAAGGTCGCACTGGTTTTCGGGTTAATTTACACGAAACCTGGGACGACCATAAGGATCATGAAGAACCTCCGAGTCTGTGAAGACTGTCATGAGGCCTTTAAGATAGCGTCACAAGTCACTCGTCGAGAGATAATCGTGCGGGACCGGAATCGGTTTCATTTGTTCAAGGATGGCATTTGTTCTTGTCGGGATTACTGGTAA
- the LOC116189941 gene encoding pentatricopeptide repeat-containing protein At5g66520-like isoform X2: MEALCLSSVSASASASSPEALLHSFNSPWELKQVHAHLVKSKAPLSSLPLPRVATVCASSRAHFLYAHRLLTLVHGPASTTPLWNSCLKALAEGDCPSEALSLFYRLRELDVLPDTFTCSFVLKACTKLLDLDNGRIIHGYIEKLGFRWNLFLENTIVNLYGLCGEMGDARKLFDSMPQRDVVTWNTMITHSVKRGDIDRAHGYFVRMPERSVRSWTAMISGLVQCGKPEEAVQLFREMEGTGMRPNEVTVVALLAACADLGVLDLGREVHEFSDRSGFKKNTHISNTLIDMYVKCGCLEEARRVFDGMEERTIFSWSAMIYGLALHGQAQEALTFFDRMVHIGMRPNGVTFVGLLQACSHMGLVDRGREFFAEMTRDYGIVPEIEHYGCVVDLLSRAGHLQEAREFIENMPMVPNGIVWGALLGGCKVHKNIELAEEAIKHLSELDPLNDGYYVVLSNIYADAEQWEDVARVRKLMRARGVKKTPGWSSITIDGEIHKFVAGDSANDWIEEMSLTWETLLGKMKLRGYVPNTSVVLLDMEESEKEKFLSRHSEKVALVFGLIYTKPGTTIRIMKNLRVCEDCHEAFKIASQVTRREIIVRDRNRFHLFKDGICSCRDYW; the protein is encoded by the exons ATGGAAGCTCTCTGTCTTTCCTCTGTCTCTGCATCGGCCTCTGCTTCTTCACCTGAAGCTCTCCTCCACAGCTTCAACTCGCCATGGGAGCTCAAGCAGGTCCACGCCCACCTCGTCAAGTCCAAAGCCCCGCTCTCGTCTCTTCCCCTCCCCCGCGTGGCCACCGTCTGCGCCTCCTCCCGGGCCCACTTCCTCTACGCCCACCGGCTCCTCACCCTCGTGCACGGCCCCGCCTCCACCACTCCCCTCTGGAACTCATGCCTCAAAGCCCTGGCCGAAGGCGACTGCCCCTCCGAGGCCCTTTCCCTCTTCTACCGTCTGAGGGAGCTCGACGTGCTGCCCGACACCTTCACCTGCTCCTTCGTGCTCAAGGCCTGCACCAAGCTGCTTGACCTTGACAACGGCAGGATCATTCATGG GTACATTGAGAAACTGGGGTTCAGATGGAACTTGTTTCTTGAAAACACGATTGTGAACCTGTACGGTCTGTGTGGGGAGATGGGAGACGCACGGAAGCTGTTCGACAGCATGCCCCAGAGAGATGTCGTCACTTGGAACACGATGATAACCCACTCGGTGAAGAGGGGAGACATTGACAGGGCCCACGGATATTTCGTCCGAATGCCCGAGAGGAGCGTGAGGTCTTGGACTGCGATGATTTCGGGCCTCGTCCAGTGCGGAAAGCCTGAGGAGGCGGTCCAGTTATTCAGGGAGATGGAGGGAACAGGTATGAGGCCGAAcgaggtgaccgtggtggcgCTTCTTGCGGCATGTGCCGATTTGGGAGTGCTTGACCTTGGAAGAGAGGTCCACGAGTTCTCTGATCGAAGCGGGTTTAAGAAGAACACTCATATCTCGAATACTTTGATCGATATGTATGTGAAATGCGGGTGCTTGGAGGAAGCTCGTAGAGTTTTCGATGGCATGGAGGAAAGGACGATATTCTCGTGGTCTGCAATGATTTACGGGCTTGCCTTGCACGGGCAGGCTCAGGAAGCTCTGACATTTTTCGACCGCATGGTCCACATAGGGATGAGGCCCAATGGAGTGACCTTTGTCGGGCTCCTGCAGGCTTGCAGCCACATGGGATTGGTTGATCGGGGCCGTGAATTCTTTGCCGAAATGACTCGAGACTACGGGATAGTCCCTGAGATTGAGCATTACGGATGTGTGGTCGATCTGCTCAGCAGAGCAGGACACCTTCAGGAAGCTCGTGAATTCATAGAGAACATGCCTATGGTTCCTAACGGGATTGTGTGGGGAGCCCTTCTGGGTGGATGCAAGGTCCACAAGAACATTGAGCTCGCCGAAGAAGCGATTAAGCATCTTTCGGAGTTGGACCCACTCAATGATGGCTACTATGTCGTCTTGTCAAATATTTATGCTGATGCTGAGCAGTGGGAGGATGTAGCGAGGGTGAGAAAGTTGATGAGAGCTCGTGGGGTGAAAAAGACACCAGGATGGAGCTCGATCACCATAGACGGGGAGATTCACAAATTTGTTGCCGGGGACTCTGCCAATGACTGGATCGAAGAGATGTCCCTGACATGGGAGACGCTCCTCGGGAAGATGAAGTTGAGGGGTTATGTTCCTAATACATCGGTTGTCCTTCTGGACATGGAGGAGAGCGAGAAGGAGAAATTCTTGTCCCGGCATAGCGAGAAGGTCGCACTGGTTTTCGGGTTAATTTACACGAAACCTGGGACGACCATAAGGATCATGAAGAACCTCCGAGTCTGTGAAGACTGTCATGAGGCCTTTAAGATAGCGTCACAAGTCACTCGTCGAGAGATAATCGTGCGGGACCGGAATCGGTTTCATTTGTTCAAGGATGGCATTTGTTCTTGTCGGGATTACTGGTAA
- the LOC116189925 gene encoding oligopeptide transporter 1-like yields the protein MANADDSPEYHRYSSDVNVDLDDDVEEEDDEDECPVEEVRMIVPTTDDPALPALTFRTWVLGLASCCLLAFVNKFFGYRQNQLYVSSISAQIVVLPVGKLMAATLPSQPIKVPLTSWSFSMNPGPFNIKEHVLITIFANSGANGVYALHIITSVKAFYHRDIHLFAGFLLSQTTQMLGYGWAGLIRKYLVDSPYMWWPSQLLQVSLFRVLHEKEKRAKGGQTRLQFFLLVFVSSFAYYIVPAYLFPTISTISLVCLLWKDSIMAQQIGSGLHGLGLGSFGLDWSTVVGFLGSPLAFPAFAIINTFVGFVLLVYVVLPLLYWNNVYDAQKFPIISSHTFDNRGHIYDISRILNHQTFDINQVAYDRYSKLYLSVFFALIYGLSFASLAATISHVALFHGENIWKMWKKTGEVLKNQIGDVHTRLMKQNYEDVPQWWFYIILVSMVALAIWACEGFDKQLQLPWWGVLLACGIALVFTLPIGIIKATTNMELGLNVITELVIGYLYPGKPLANVAFKTYGYISMTQAIMFIGDFKLGHYMKIAPKSMFHVQVVGTVVASSVYFGTAWWLLTTVDHICNPSMLPEGSPWTCPGDDVFYSASIIWGVIGPKRMFTNLGNYPEMNWLFLIGLLAPVPVWALTKLFPEKKWIAYVNMPVIFGATQMMPPARTVNYITWTAVGLFFNLYIFNKHKGWWARHNYILSAALDVGVAFLGVLLYFTLQSKDIFGPEWWGLMTGDHCPLASCPTAPGIRVKGCPII from the exons ATGGCCAATGCCGATGATTCCCCCGAGTACCACCGTTACTCCTCCGACGTCAATGTTGACCTCGACGATG ATGTCGAAGAAgaggatgatgaggatgagTGCCCAGTGGAGGAGGTGAGGATGATAGTACCCACAACCGATGACCCCGCCCTACCCGCCCTGACGTTTCGTACATGGGTCCTGGGCCTCGCCTCATGCTGCCTCCTGGCCTTTGTGAACAAGTTCTTTGGGTACCGCCAGAACCAACTGTACGTCTCGTCAATCTCAGCCCAGATCGTGGTCCTTCCCGTGGGGAAGCTCATGGCTGCGACCTTGCCTTCACAGCCCATCAAGGTTCCACTCACAAGCTGGTCCTTCTCGATGAACCCAGGCCCTTTCAACATCAAGGAGCACGTGCTCATCACCATCTTCGCTAACTCGGGAGCCAATGGAGTCTACGCGCTCCACATCATCACTTCCGTCAAGGCTTTCTATCACCGGGACATCCACCTCTTTGCTGGCTTCCTGCTGTCCCAGACAACTCAG ATGTTAGGATATGGATGGGCTGGCCTAATCAGGAAGTATCTTGTAGACTCGCCCTACATGTGGTGGCCCTCCCAACTCCTTCAAGTCTCCCTCTTCAG GGTTTTGCATGAGAAGGAAAAGAGAGCCAAGGGAGGCCAGACGAGGCTGCAATTCTTCCTCCTAGTCTTCGTCTCGAGCTTCGCTTACTACATCGTCCCAGCCTACCTCTTCCCGACAATCTCAACCATCTCACTAGTGTGCCTGCTATGGAAAGACTCGATCATGGCGCAGCAGATTGGGTCGGGCCTGCACGGGCTAGGGCTTGGGTCGTTTGGCTTGGACTGGTCCACAGTCGTGGGATTCCTGGGGAGCCCACTGGCATTTCCTGCCTTTGCCATTATCAACACATTTGTTGGGTTCGTCCTTCTGGTCTATGTTGTCCTCCCACTCTTGTACTGGAACAATGTCTATGATGCCCAGAAGTTCCCAATCATCTCCTCCCACACGTTCGACAACAGAGGCCACATCTACGACATTTCCCGGATCCTCAACCATCAAACTTTTGACATCAACCAGGTGGCTTATGATCGTTACAGCAAACTGTACCTCAGCGTCTTCTTTGCCTTAATTTATGGGCTAAGCTTCGCCTCATTGGCAGCAACTATATCCCATGTTGCACTCTTCCACGGAGA GAACATTTGGAAAATGTGGAAGAAGACCGGAGAGGTGTTGAAGAATCAGATCGGAGACGTGCACACAAGGCTGATGAAGCAAAACTATGAAGACGTCCCGCAGTGGTGGTTCTACATTATCTTGGTCTCAATGGTGGCCCTCGCCATTTGGGCATGTGAGGGTTTCGACAAGCAGCTCCAGCTCCCGTGGTGGGGAGTCCTGCTCGCCTGTGGGATTGCTTTGGTCTTCACGTTGCCTATTGGAATAATCAAAGCAACAACCAACATG GAACTGGGGCTGAATGTCATCACGGAGTTAGTGATAGGTTACCTCTATCCCGGGAAACCACTTGCAAATGTGGCTTTCAAGACATACGGGTATATCAGCATGACCCAAGCTATCATGTTTATTGGTGACTTCAAGTTGGGTCATTACATGAAGATCGCGCCCAAATCGATGTTCCATGTACAA GTGGTTGGGACGGTTGTCGCCTCTAGTGTCTATTTTGGCACTGCATGGTGGCTTCTGACAACAGTCGATCACATCTGCAATCCATCCATGCTACCCGAGGGCAGCCCATGGACTTGCCCAGGAGACGATGTGTTCTACAGTGCTTCTATCATATGGGGAGTCATAGGTCCAAAGCGCATGTTTACCAACCTTGGAAACTACCCCGAGATGAACTGGCTCTTCCTAATCGGGCTCCTCGCGCCTGTGCCTGTATGGGCCCTCACCAAGTTGTTCCCGGAAAAGAAATGGATTGCCTATGTCAACATGCCCGTCATCTTTGGAGCCACCCAAATGATGCCACCGGCAAGAACGGTTAATTACATCACTTGGACAGCCGTGGGGCTCTTCTTCAACCTCTATATATTCAATAAGCACAAAGGATGGTGGGCAAGACACAACTATATTCTATCAGCGGCTTTAGATGTCGGAGTCGCCTTCCTCGGGGTGTTGCTTTACTTCACCCTCCAATCAAAAGACATATTCGGGCCCGAGTGGTGGGGCCTCATGACCGGCGACCACTGCCCGTTGGCCTCGTGTCCAACCGCTCCCGGTATCAGGGTCAAAGGATGCCCCATAATCTAA